From the genome of Triticum aestivum cultivar Chinese Spring chromosome 1A, IWGSC CS RefSeq v2.1, whole genome shotgun sequence:
ACAGCTCATGCGGAGGATTCAGTAGTGATGGGGGTCGAGGAACAACGGGCAGATCGCACGTCGAGCACAAGGCCACAGCTGGCATCGATTGTGGTGGTGCCTGAGACGGTCCAAAAAGTGGCCTCTGCTTCGGATCCCCAGACAACAGTGGTGGGACCGGCAATAGGTACTGGCAGGTTTGCAATTTCAAACCAGGAAGAAGCGACCAATACTGACTTGGCGGAGCGCGAGCCTATCCAGAGCGCTATACCATCGCAGGCGGGCCCGCTTGCAGCTTTGGTGGCTCCGGAAGTGGAAAGACGGGAGGTCGGCCATAGCAGTGCAACGGGATGGGTGATCGACCCTCCAATGATTGAGCCGAAGATCGAGACAGTGCAGTGCCAGCCTCTGGGTCAGTGCGGACCAATCCAGTTGGAGGGCCTACTGCCATGTGCACGTGACCTATTGCAGCCGGCTCCCACTTCTGATAAGGACAAGGTGTTGCAGAGGGACCCACCTACTGATTTGACAGGATGTGTTGATGGGGAGTGGGATTCCCTCCCGTTGGTGCATGCATGGAGGAGCGAGACGTGGGTGTCACATCACCACTGCATGTGGATGATACCCAACATGCAAATGGAGGAGATGTGCAGGATGATACACATGGTTCAGTGACTATGGCTCAATAGTGTGAGGTGCAGTTGGAGACGGATACAGAAGCGAACCAGGGGATATCGCAGAAGGAGGAGGTGGCGTATGGCCGGATGAAGACTTTATGCACTAACATTATCAAGAGGTTAGCCCCCCTATTCTGAAGGAAGTACATGCCTCGTCCCTCCGCTCGGATGCTGAGCCTTTCACCCTCCCGACCTACGACCAGGGCAGCCAAGAGAGCTGGGATGACTACACTAACCAAGGCGACGCCGGCGGAGAATGTTCTGTTGCGAGCCCTAGGCTTGGTCCCTGAGGATCTGGAGCCAGGTGAGGCTGTTGTGGATGAGCTCAAGGAGTTATTTGACTCACCACTCCGCGAGCAACATGTGAGAGTGATTGCTGCAATTTTTGGCAAGATGCTACCACCGAGGGCTGAACTTGAGGGAGGGAACGCGATGGTGATCGCTGCATAGTCTTTGTGCAGTTTGGTGCTGGAGTTTTATACATGTCAATCATGGATCCAAGCCCATCGATTACATGCTGGAACGTGAGAGGTTTGAACAATCCGGCAAAAAAGAAGGTGGTGAGGGAGTTCATCTCCTCGATCAAATGTAATATGATGTGTCTCTTGGAGACGAAATTAGATGTTGTAGACCATTTTACAATCATGCAATGTATCGGACCATCATATGATGGTTTTTCTTACCTCCCAGTGATTGATACTCGTGGAGGTGTGGTCTTGGTGTGGGACTCAACCATGGTGCAGGTGGATCATGTTGTCTTGGACACACATGCTCTCCCGGGGCTGGTTCATAACCTAGACAGGAGTCAATGGTGGATCACAGTGGTGTATGGTCCACAAGGAGATGAGAAGTTTTGCAGGAGCTTCCGTCACGGAGGATGGCTTGCCCCGGTCCCTGGATGCTACTGGGTGACTTCAACATGATACTTCAGGCATCGGAGAAAAATAACACAAGCATTAACCGGTGCACCATGACCTACTTCAGGGTGTCCGTGGATGATCTCGAACTAAAGGAGTCGTATATGCATGGGAGACGCTTCACGTGGACAAATGAGAGAGATTGCCCTACCCTTACCAAAATAGACCGTGTCCTTGTGTCGGTGGACTGGGATCTAATGAATCCGGACTGCTTTCTGCAGGCGCTGGGAACGAATGTGTCGGATCATGCTCCTTTACACTTAAGTATGAAGGCCATGTGCAACACAAAGCGGAGGTTCTGATTTGAGATGTACTAGACTAAGTTGGAGGGGTTCGAAGACGCAGTCAGAGCGGCCTGGGTATGTGATGATGCCGTCATCGATCCATTTAAAATAATCGATGCTCTATTCCGGAAAGCGGCCATGGCACTGCAATCGTGGGGGCAGTGGAAGACTGGCAACATCTAAACCATGCTTGCAGTGGCCAACTGGGTGATCCTAAGGTTGGAACAAGCGCAAGAGTTTCGAATCCTAACTTCAGAAGAGCTATGACGGAGGACCCTAAAGATGGCCATGCTAGGGCTAGCGTCTCTTGAGAGGACTATTGCTAGGCAGCGCTCGAGGATTAGATGGCTGGGCGCTGGCGACGCCAACACTAGACTTTTCCAGGCGGTGGCCAATGGAAGACGCACCAAGAATTATATTGCGCATGTCAAGAGGGGAGACGATATAATCACTGAGCAGCACCAAAAGGAGGAGGTTTTCACCACCGAGTTCAGGAACCAAATGGGAAAGTGCCAGGCCCGGTATTTTACCCTTGCCCTTGATTGCCTTGAGATGGAAACTGTGGATTTACAAGATCTGGACGCCATATTTACGGAGAAGGAGATTTGGAATGTCATTAAAGACTTGCCGACCGATCGTGCTCCGGGTCTAGATGGCTTTATAGGCATCTTCTATCAGAAGGCTTGGCCTATAATCAAGAATTATATTATGGTAGCTATTTTGAAGCTGTACGTTGGAGATGGCCGTGGGTTTGGCAAGTTGAACAAGGCGTTGATCACCGTGATTCCGAAGCGAGCGAATGCTGATTCTGTGGGGGGACTATCACCCGATTAGCCTGACGCGCAGCTTTGCCAAGCTTTTCGCCAAGGCGCTGGCCTTTAGGGCAAGGAGACGCATGAAAGAAATTGTACGGGCAAACCAATCGGCTTTCATTGAAGCAAGATGCCCGCATGATAATTTCCCCTTGTCAGACATATTGCTAGGAAATTACATGCGAGGAAGACGCTGGGAGTGTTTCTGAAGCTTGATATCACGAGGGCGTTCGATTCCTTGTCCTGGTCGTTCTTGTTCCAAGTGATGAGGAAGAAAGGTTTTGGGGAGGCTTGGATCAGATGGGTGGCTATCTTGTTACAAACTGCTAGCACGAAGGTTGTGGTAAATGGATGCCCTGGACAGAGCTTTGTGCACGCCTGCGAACTTCGCCAAGGGGATCCCGTTTCACCACTCTTGTTCGCCATTGCTATGGAAGCCTTAAGGTGCTGTTCAGGAAGGGAGCCGAGGAAGGAGTAGTTAGCAAATTCAATGGGACTCTCCTACTCAGAGGCTGTCTATTTACGTGGACGATGTTGCGTAGTTCATCAGACCGACGGAGATGGACTTGGCTTTCGTCAAGCTGGCGCTGGAGAGCTTTGGCGAGGCATCCGGATTGGATGTCAACTACAATAAATCCAAGGCGATCTTGATTAGAGGCACGGAGGAGGACCAGCAGAGAGTTGCCTTCCACCTGCAATGTGGCATTGGCCAGTTTCCATGCAAGTATCTAGGCATTCCTCTAGCGATACACCAACTCACAAGAGCAGATTGGCAAGCACTTTTGGATCAAGTTAGGAAATTTATCCCGGCTTGGCAACGTGGTCTCATTCAAAGGCCTGGACGTCTTGTTCTCATCAAATCTGTGGTGGCGGCGAGCCCTATCCATCAGCTCATGGTGCTTAATGCTCCTGATTGGGTGTTTGACGAAATTAACACATGGATGAGGTCGTTTTTCTGGGCCGGGAAGGCTAACGTAAATGGCGGGCAATGCCTAGTGGCATGGAATAATATCTATCACCCAACAAGGTTTGGAGGCCTCGGAGTAAAGAATTTGAAGATGCAAGCCCTTGCCCTAAGGGGAAGATGGGAGTGGCTGAGGAGGACGGACTTGACCAGACCTTGGCAAGGAATCCCGTTTTTGGTCGACGAAGAAGCGAGGCAAGTGTTCAATCGCTTGGTGCAAATCACAGTTGGAGCTGGGGATAGAGTCCTCTTCTGGAAGGACCGATGGATGAACAGCTTGGCTGTGGCGGACATTGCACCGGCCATCTTACCCTTGGTTCCCACTAGAGTGCAGAACCAACGGACGATGGGCCAAGCTATGGTGGACAACAGGTGGGAGATGGACATCAATGGAGAGCCACCTTTCATGGCCCTGATGCAGCTCAAGCATCTCAGAGTGGCTACTGATGCACATCGCGACCTGCAGGGACCGGATACATTTGCATGGCCTTGGGATACATCGGGCCAGTACACTGCCCGCTCGGTGTATCGGATTCTGCACCTCGGGCTAGCAACTTCCCCTACCTACGAGTGTATTTGGAGGAGTAGGGCGATTCTCAAATGCAAAATCTTTGCATGGTTAGCGGTGCAGTACAGGCTCTAGACCTCGGATCGGCGAGCTAGGCATGGCCTGCAGGACTCTACGACAGTTTGCTACACGTACCTACAAGATGAAGACACGGTAAACCATATCATGCTACATTGCACGTATGCAAAGGAAGTATGGCATTTATGTTTCACGGCCATCAGTATCACCGTTCGATAGCCACACACATGTGACTCGCTTGAGGCGTGGTGGCTTCAGACGCGTCGTGCCATCTCGACGAGTGATAGAAGAGGCTTTGACACCATTGTCATCTTCGTCACATGGTCTTTATGGAAGCAAAGGAATGCAAGCGtttttgggcggttggagcaacaGAGGAAGCCGCGGCCGTTGGTGCACCAAATCATGGATGAACTTAAAGTTTGGGATGAAGCTGGAGTTGGGAGATTACATCGATTCGTGAGTAGTTAGGCTAGTGTTTGCTTAGGTGTTGAGTGAGTCTTGCTAGCTTGATGTTCGCATTTATGTCTATCTTTTTGTAATTATGTTTACTTATTTCTATAAAAATATGATACACCATTGATGTATTCTCGAAAAAAATGATGCCCGCCGCTCTCGGCGATCCAACAGTCCAGACGGGGGTCGCGAGAGGAAGCAGCCGGGCGAACGTGCGCTCCTTATCTTTTCGTTTTTTGCCGTTTCTTCCAGCTTTTGTCGTTGAAGCAAATCTACACAGCGAACTTCCAAAGATATTCCCGCCAGCTGTTATGTACGCACTGTATGATTCAGTGGCCACATCACGAGGAAACAAGTCCAGCTCCCAAAAGTAATAAAACACGATGTCGTTCTCCAGAGAAAACAATACAATATGGGGGCAGGAGACAGACTTCCCGGTGTGAAAGCAAGGGGTGGCAGGATCGCGCCGGGCCAGATCACGACACGCCACACATTACGCACGTGGTCCATGACGCATTGAACCGCCGGAATATATCTATTCCCCctaggggtggggtgggggtttccTCGAACGCGCCCCATTCGCCTGACCCCTTTTCCTCCCCGGCAACTTGATATTTCAGCGACTAAAAAAGCAAAGCCGAGCTTTCAACAGCTAGAAAAAAAGTCCATCTCGCAGCAGCTAGCGTTTAGTTTCCCACCCCTGCGCCCGATAGCTACATCATCCTCCCCCACCCAACCCCATCCGTGGAAAAAACCCACATGCTCCTCATTGATGCGCCCATCTTAACTGAAACAAAACCAATCAAACTTTCCAACCTCACATCGGACGGGCGACGACCTTTTTATACCACATGTGCGCGTCGCCAAATGAAACGTGCGTCCCGCTTTATTCTAATTCTACTAGTTTCTTGACAGGAATTATTGATTAGTACTCCTACTAGCATCTGCCTGAACTTTCCTTCAAGTTTATCTCGTCTGACTCTGACAAGTTCACGGCTCCGTTTTACAAACAGTGTTCAAACTGCTGCAAGCATCCCCTAAAGAAAAAAGTTTACTGCGAGCACATCAACCGGTACTAGTTCGTTTCACTTTGATGGGACCCTACTGTTCGAAATAAAATAGAATTGATGGGACCACGGCGAAAATTTCTTGCCGGAAATCAAGTACCACTCGAGTTTCTTGGAATCAATCAGTGTTTTTATTCTGTGCGGGAATTGAATTCTTTTCTGTGTGTACATCAGATTCATATGATCATCGTATGTATGTATGGGCATGTACAAAGTGGATGTATATGAAAAATTATTTGCTTTTTTACACCAGGGTGTGACCATTTACCACTAGCTAAAAAATGATGATCGGTTTTCGGCTGTAGCTGCGTCCTGCAGGCCGTTGCCTGTGGtctccaccttcctcctcctcaCCGTCACCTTGAGCCCGCCGTGCATGTGGGAAGTGAGCAGCGGCAGGAACGCCGGCGTGCGGCCCTCGTCGACGGGGCGGAGGTCGAACCGGCGGAGTATGGCGCCGGCCACGAACTTCATCTGCACAAAGGCCATCTCCCTGCCCAGGCACGTCCGCGGGCCGCCCTGGAACACCGGGTACTTGAAGGGAGACACGCCGCCAGACGCCGAGTTGCTGTCCGTCGGCAGTGCGAGCCACCTCTCCAGGCTGAACTCGCCGGCGTCGGAGCCCCAGATGGCCTCCATCCTCCCCATCCCGTACTGAAAGTAGGTGACCCGGTCGCCGGGCCAGACACGGGTGCCGTCCGGCAGCACGTCTGCCGCCGCCGCGTGCTTCGAGTCCCACGCCACCGGCGGGTACAGCCGCATGGTCTCGCTCAGCGCCGCGTGGAGCACCCGCATCCTGCGGAAGTCGTCAAGGTCGAAGCCTTCGCCGGCGTAGGTGCCGTTGCTGCTGTCTCGTCTCATGCTCGTGATCTCCTCCAGCACGTCTCGCTCCACGTCGCGGTGGCGCATGAGCAGCCAGAAGAACCAGGTCAGCGCCGACGACGTCGTGTCGCGGCCGGCCATGATGAAGCTGATCACCATGTCCCGGATATCCTCGTCGGCGTAGCCGCAATCGATCATCCGCGACAGCAGGTCGTTCCTCTCGTCGCCGGCGTTGACCAGGAAGCGCTCCTTTTTGCGGCTCCTGATGAGATCCATGACGGCTTCGTGAATAACCTTGACCTCCTCGCGCAGCCGCCGCTCCGAGCCGATGTTGAGCGCACGCTTGATCTTCCAGACGGCGGCCAGCGGCGCAGCCCCGCGCCTGGCGATGATCCCGGCGGCGGCGTCGAACGCGGTGGCCAGCCTCGGCGCGGGCAATGCCGGGTCGAGGCATCCCGGGTCAACGCCCAGCGAGACACGGCAGATGACGTCGAATGCGAACCGGCGGAGGACATCCTGCATGTCCACGGCGCCGCCGCCCGGCTCAGCGGCCGCTTCCATCGCCGGCACGAGGCGGTCGAGCGCCTCCGCCTCGAGCACGGCAATCTCCAGCTCACGGAGCGTGCGCGCCGAGAACTCGTGGCTGACCAGCTTCCGCTGGGCGAACCACTTGTCGCCGTCGACGTTGAAGATGCCATTGCCGAGCAGGTCGCCGAGCACGTCGGTGAAGGGCTTCCCCTTGGGGAAGTTGCCGAAGTTGCCCAGGAGGATGTACTCGACGTTGGCCGGGTTCGCGGTCACCACGGTCCGGCGCGCACCCAGGCGGTCAACGACGATCGTCTGGGTGGGCGAGGCCGCCAGCATCTCGGTGTACCAGTCGAGGAGCCGCCGCCGGTTCTCGTAGAAGGCGAGCAGGCAGCCGATGACCGGGTAGCTTCTCGGGCCATGGCCAGCGCTGCTGGCAGAACCAGATCGAAGCGAGTAGAGCAGGACCAGGAGGCAACACGCCACGAACTGAAAGCACAGCATGTAAGGTACCATCCTGTACCTCGATCTAGTGATTATAATCAGAACAAAGGAGGTAGGGTTGGAGAGAGAAAGGATGGACGAGGCAGCACACAGTATTTGTCGACATATATATACCAAGTACCTGCTCGCCCTTTGCTGCTCCTTTTTTTCTCCCCCGGAAAGCGATGGCCATATATTTATTAAGTGCTAGCATAGAATTCTAGAAAACCACTTAGGCCCTCCAGTACCACTGTACCAGCCCACCAGAATATCAACCGTCGTCGATGAAGAAAAGCATAGATCGAAATAATTTAACATGACACATGGACACACAACGAAGACTTGATCCACGTGGATCCATCGAAGACAAACGCCAATCGAATCCGATGACACTAGAAGCATAGCCGGAACGGGTGATAGGTGAGGATTAGTAGATTACGTTTCTATAAAATTTACTTTCGTAAGCTTAAATACCATTGAAGTGCACCAATAAATTGGATGTTAAATTTTGATACATTAGTAGTTTGAGCATAATTAAGACAAATGTACCGGTCACATAATTCGGCAGTTACAAACTTAATTATTGAACGTGCTAATTACAGTTATTGTGGttcttttctttctttgcaacAATACAAAGTTGTCTATATTCAAATCTAATATTGAACATGTGTTCCCTAACTCAGCGGCTAATGTCATATTCAAACTGTCCGTATTCTTGCAGCAGTGGAAATCTCTAATTAAGGAGTCTGACAAGGCGGTTCTGGAGGTCCTCATTGGCCGTGTGCGTGCTACTGCTGTTTATATCTCCGGGATTGATCGGGCTAGGTCGCCGTTGTGGGAGCTCCCTCTTCTTTGTCGTGTAAGTCTTCGTCCGCTCCTGTTTAGATGTTTAGCTTTTGGTCTTGGCCTGGGCGCCTTGTTTGCCGGTTGTGGCCGTCTAAACTTCATTCGGTGTTCTCTTACACTCTGTTCGGTTCTTACTGTTGTTGACGTTGAATTTATTAATTTAAAGTCGGGCTGAGGCATTTCCTCTAAAACAATACAAAATTACTTTATCTACGATTGAAATCCATCCAAC
Proteins encoded in this window:
- the LOC123064325 gene encoding cytochrome P450 94B3 — protein: MVPYMLCFQFVACCLLVLLYSLRSGSASSAGHGPRSYPVIGCLLAFYENRRRLLDWYTEMLAASPTQTIVVDRLGARRTVVTANPANVEYILLGNFGNFPKGKPFTDVLGDLLGNGIFNVDGDKWFAQRKLVSHEFSARTLRELEIAVLEAEALDRLVPAMEAAAEPGGGAVDMQDVLRRFAFDVICRVSLGVDPGCLDPALPAPRLATAFDAAAGIIARRGAAPLAAVWKIKRALNIGSERRLREEVKVIHEAVMDLIRSRKKERFLVNAGDERNDLLSRMIDCGYADEDIRDMVISFIMAGRDTTSSALTWFFWLLMRHRDVERDVLEEITSMRRDSSNGTYAGEGFDLDDFRRMRVLHAALSETMRLYPPVAWDSKHAAAADVLPDGTRVWPGDRVTYFQYGMGRMEAIWGSDAGEFSLERWLALPTDSNSASGGVSPFKYPVFQGGPRTCLGREMAFVQMKFVAGAILRRFDLRPVDEGRTPAFLPLLTSHMHGGLKVTVRRRKVETTGNGLQDAATAENRSSFFS